Proteins encoded by one window of Engraulis encrasicolus isolate BLACKSEA-1 chromosome 23, IST_EnEncr_1.0, whole genome shotgun sequence:
- the cpeb4a gene encoding cytoplasmic polyadenylation element-binding protein 4 isoform X4, giving the protein MGDYGFGALVKNNSANKSVFPVRIPPHLQHPVHHQTAPPSPPAFINTSTATNGGSAGSAWLFPVVTPTHTNMQDEILETEKSKTTQQQQQQQQDIQEIQDKQPISPPSGHQDTSGGIIPDLDSATMPEDSQLGDNKGGVENGNDKEGLRIESPVLSGFDYQETTGGGMGGTMVQSGGSSSSSSSLTGFNSWSTAIPSNPSALVNEEVGFFGPAGGGGTTGNGPPPLLFQNFSHHASPSFGGSFSAHQMGPLTQHHHPAAAAPHPHFQHPHSQPGGPPVGPQQHRRSPASPHAPPHPHQPFSHRNATFNQLPHLGNNLNKPPSPWGSYQSPSSTPSSSSWSPGGGYGGGGGGGGGGWGGSSQGRDYRQRIPGGMMPLNSISPLKKSFPNNQTSFPNNQKYNRNSSGPFNPKPWLEDNMNRSDSIFPFQERSRSFDGFSMHSLENSLIDIMRAEQDSLKGRFDFPHPGDGSLPVNGHSSLFPMEDDRGGFGEEDRGDGVGGLGSPHGFPHQNGERIERYSRKVFVGGLPPDIDEDEITASFRRFGHLFVDWPHKAESKSYFPPKGYAFLLFQEESSVQALIDACIEEEGKLYLCVSSPTIKDKPVQIRPWNLNDSDFVMDGSQPLDPRKTIFVGGVPRPLRAVELAMIMDRLYGGVCYAGIDTDPELKYPKGAGRVAFSNQQSYIAAISARFVQLQHGEIDKRVEVKPYVLDDQLCDECQGTRCGGKFAPFFCANVTCLQYYCEYCWAAIHSRAGREFHKPLVKEGGDRPRHISFRWN; this is encoded by the exons ATGGGGGATTACGGTTTTGGAGCCCTGGTTAAGAACAACAGTGCTAACAAATCAGTTTTCCCCGTGAGAATTCCCCCACACCTGCAACATCCAGTTCACCACCAGACAGCCCCGCCGAGTCCCCCCGCGTTCATCAACACCAGCACGGCTACCAATGGTGGAAGTGCGGGGTCCGCTTGGCTCTTCCCTGTCGTGACGCCAACCCACACGAACATGCAAGATGAGATTCTGGAGACAGAGAAGTCCAAGACgacgcagcagcaacagcagcagcaacaggataTACAAGAAATTCAAGACAAGCAGCCCATCTCCCCACCATCAGGCCACCAAGACACATCAGGAGGTATCATACCTGACCTCGACAGCGCCACCATGCCAGAGGACAGCCAGCTGGGGGACAACAAGGGGGGCGTAGAGAACGGGAACGACAAGGAGGGCCTCCGCATCGAGTCCCCGGTGCTGTCGGGCTTCGACTACCAGGAGACGACGGGGGGAGGCATGGGGGGCACCATGGTGCAGTCGGGGGGcagctcgtcctcctcctcctccctcaccggCTTCAACAGCTGGTCCACTGCTATCCCATCCAACCCCTCGGCGTTGGTCAACGAGGAGGTGGGCTTCTTCGGCCCGGCCGGCGGCGGCGGCACCACCGGAAACGGCCCGCCGCCGCTCCTCTTCCAGAATTTCTCGCACCACGCCAGCCCCAGTTTCGGCGGCAGCTTCTCGGCCCACCAGATGGGCCCGCTGACCCAGCACCACCACCCGGCGGCGGCCGCGCCACACCCCCACTTCCAGCACCCCCACAGCCAGCCGGGAGGGCCGCCGGTCGGGCCGCAGCAGCACCGCCGCTCCCCGGCCAGCCCGCACGCGCCGCCGCACCCGCACCAGCCCTTCTCCCACCGCAACGCCACCTTCAACCAGCTGCCCCACCTGGGCAACAACCTCAACAAGCCCCCCTCCCCCTGGGGCAGCTACCAaagcccctcctccaccccctcgtCCAGCTCCTGGAGCCCGGGCGGAGGGtacggcggcggcggtggcggtggtgggggaGGCTGGGGAGGCTCGTCTCAGGGACGCGACTACCGCCAGAGGATCCCGGGGGGCATGATGCCCCTCAACTCCATCTCTCCGCTCAAGAAGTCCTTCCCCAACAACCAGACGTCCTTCCCCAACAACCAGAAGTACAACCGCAACAGCTCAGGCCCGTTCAACCCAAAGCCCTGGCTGGAGGACAACATGAACAGGAGCGACAGCATCTTCCCTTTCCAg GAGCGCAGCCGATCCTTTGATGGCTTCAGCATGCACTCTCTGGAGAACTCCCTGATTGACATTATGAGGGCCGAACAGGATTCCTTGAAAG GTCGTTTCGACTTCCCTCACCCAGGAGATGGGTCCCTGCCAGTGAatg GTCACTCATCTTTGTTTCCCATGGAAGACGACCGAGGTGGCTTTGGTGAGGAGGACCGAGGGGACGGCGTTGGTGGCTTGGGCTCTCCGCATGGGTTCCCGCATCAGAACGGGGAGCGCATCGAGCGCTACTCCCGCAAAGTGTTTGTAGGGGGCCTGCCACCTGACATCGACGAAG ATGAAATTACTGCCAGCTTCCGTCGTTTTGGACACCTGTTTGTGGACTGGCCACACAAAGCTGAGAGCAAGTCTTACTTCCCACCCAAAG GCTACGCATTCCTTCTGTTCCAAGAGGAGAGCTCTGTGCAAGCCTTGATTGACGCGTGTATTGAGGAAGAGGGCAAgctctacctgtgtgtgtccaGCCCCACCATCAAAGACAAGCCG GTCCAAATCCGGCCCTGGAACCTTAATGACAGTGATTTCGTCATGGACGGTTCTCAACCCCTGGATCCTCGTAAGACTATCTTCGTGGGAGGTGTCCCTCGCCCTCTTCGTGCTG TTGAGCTGGCAATGATCATGGATCGGTTGTATGGTGGCGTGTGCTACGCTGGGATTGACACTGACCCCGAGCTGAAGTACCCTAAAGGGGCGGGACGCGTGGCCTTCTCCAATCAGCAGAGCTACATCGCCGCCATCAGCGCTCGCTTTGTCCAATTGCAGCACGGAGAGATTGACAAACGG GTGGAAGTGAAGCCATACGTGCTGGACGACCAGCTGTGCGACGAGTGTCAGGGCACGCGCTGCGGCGGCAAGTTCGCCCCCTTCTTCTGCGCCAACGTGACCTGCCTCCAGTACTACTGTGAATACTGCTGGGCCGCCATCCACTCACGGGCAGGACGAGAGTTCCACAAGCCCCTGGTCAAGGAGGGCGGAGACCGGCCCAGACACATCTCCTTCCGCTGGAATTGA
- the cpeb4a gene encoding cytoplasmic polyadenylation element-binding protein 4 isoform X1 gives MGDYGFGALVKNNSANKSVFPVRIPPHLQHPVHHQTAPPSPPAFINTSTATNGGSAGSAWLFPVVTPTHTNMQDEILETEKSKTTQQQQQQQQDIQEIQDKQPISPPSGHQDTSGGIIPDLDSATMPEDSQLGDNKGGVENGNDKEGLRIESPVLSGFDYQETTGGGMGGTMVQSGGSSSSSSSLTGFNSWSTAIPSNPSALVNEEVGFFGPAGGGGTTGNGPPPLLFQNFSHHASPSFGGSFSAHQMGPLTQHHHPAAAAPHPHFQHPHSQPGGPPVGPQQHRRSPASPHAPPHPHQPFSHRNATFNQLPHLGNNLNKPPSPWGSYQSPSSTPSSSSWSPGGGYGGGGGGGGGGWGGSSQGRDYRQRIPGGMMPLNSISPLKKSFPNNQTSFPNNQKYNRNSSGPFNPKPWLEDNMNRSDSIFPFQQERSRSFDGFSMHSLENSLIDIMRAEQDSLKGRFDFPHPGDGSLPVNARNYGRRRGHSSLFPMEDDRGGFGEEDRGDGVGGLGSPHGFPHQNGERIERYSRKVFVGGLPPDIDEDEITASFRRFGHLFVDWPHKAESKSYFPPKGYAFLLFQEESSVQALIDACIEEEGKLYLCVSSPTIKDKPVQIRPWNLNDSDFVMDGSQPLDPRKTIFVGGVPRPLRAVELAMIMDRLYGGVCYAGIDTDPELKYPKGAGRVAFSNQQSYIAAISARFVQLQHGEIDKRVEVKPYVLDDQLCDECQGTRCGGKFAPFFCANVTCLQYYCEYCWAAIHSRAGREFHKPLVKEGGDRPRHISFRWN, from the exons ATGGGGGATTACGGTTTTGGAGCCCTGGTTAAGAACAACAGTGCTAACAAATCAGTTTTCCCCGTGAGAATTCCCCCACACCTGCAACATCCAGTTCACCACCAGACAGCCCCGCCGAGTCCCCCCGCGTTCATCAACACCAGCACGGCTACCAATGGTGGAAGTGCGGGGTCCGCTTGGCTCTTCCCTGTCGTGACGCCAACCCACACGAACATGCAAGATGAGATTCTGGAGACAGAGAAGTCCAAGACgacgcagcagcaacagcagcagcaacaggataTACAAGAAATTCAAGACAAGCAGCCCATCTCCCCACCATCAGGCCACCAAGACACATCAGGAGGTATCATACCTGACCTCGACAGCGCCACCATGCCAGAGGACAGCCAGCTGGGGGACAACAAGGGGGGCGTAGAGAACGGGAACGACAAGGAGGGCCTCCGCATCGAGTCCCCGGTGCTGTCGGGCTTCGACTACCAGGAGACGACGGGGGGAGGCATGGGGGGCACCATGGTGCAGTCGGGGGGcagctcgtcctcctcctcctccctcaccggCTTCAACAGCTGGTCCACTGCTATCCCATCCAACCCCTCGGCGTTGGTCAACGAGGAGGTGGGCTTCTTCGGCCCGGCCGGCGGCGGCGGCACCACCGGAAACGGCCCGCCGCCGCTCCTCTTCCAGAATTTCTCGCACCACGCCAGCCCCAGTTTCGGCGGCAGCTTCTCGGCCCACCAGATGGGCCCGCTGACCCAGCACCACCACCCGGCGGCGGCCGCGCCACACCCCCACTTCCAGCACCCCCACAGCCAGCCGGGAGGGCCGCCGGTCGGGCCGCAGCAGCACCGCCGCTCCCCGGCCAGCCCGCACGCGCCGCCGCACCCGCACCAGCCCTTCTCCCACCGCAACGCCACCTTCAACCAGCTGCCCCACCTGGGCAACAACCTCAACAAGCCCCCCTCCCCCTGGGGCAGCTACCAaagcccctcctccaccccctcgtCCAGCTCCTGGAGCCCGGGCGGAGGGtacggcggcggcggtggcggtggtgggggaGGCTGGGGAGGCTCGTCTCAGGGACGCGACTACCGCCAGAGGATCCCGGGGGGCATGATGCCCCTCAACTCCATCTCTCCGCTCAAGAAGTCCTTCCCCAACAACCAGACGTCCTTCCCCAACAACCAGAAGTACAACCGCAACAGCTCAGGCCCGTTCAACCCAAAGCCCTGGCTGGAGGACAACATGAACAGGAGCGACAGCATCTTCCCTTTCCAg cAGGAGCGCAGCCGATCCTTTGATGGCTTCAGCATGCACTCTCTGGAGAACTCCCTGATTGACATTATGAGGGCCGAACAGGATTCCTTGAAAG GTCGTTTCGACTTCCCTCACCCAGGAGATGGGTCCCTGCCAGTGAatg CAAGGAATTATGGACGACGTCGAG GTCACTCATCTTTGTTTCCCATGGAAGACGACCGAGGTGGCTTTGGTGAGGAGGACCGAGGGGACGGCGTTGGTGGCTTGGGCTCTCCGCATGGGTTCCCGCATCAGAACGGGGAGCGCATCGAGCGCTACTCCCGCAAAGTGTTTGTAGGGGGCCTGCCACCTGACATCGACGAAG ATGAAATTACTGCCAGCTTCCGTCGTTTTGGACACCTGTTTGTGGACTGGCCACACAAAGCTGAGAGCAAGTCTTACTTCCCACCCAAAG GCTACGCATTCCTTCTGTTCCAAGAGGAGAGCTCTGTGCAAGCCTTGATTGACGCGTGTATTGAGGAAGAGGGCAAgctctacctgtgtgtgtccaGCCCCACCATCAAAGACAAGCCG GTCCAAATCCGGCCCTGGAACCTTAATGACAGTGATTTCGTCATGGACGGTTCTCAACCCCTGGATCCTCGTAAGACTATCTTCGTGGGAGGTGTCCCTCGCCCTCTTCGTGCTG TTGAGCTGGCAATGATCATGGATCGGTTGTATGGTGGCGTGTGCTACGCTGGGATTGACACTGACCCCGAGCTGAAGTACCCTAAAGGGGCGGGACGCGTGGCCTTCTCCAATCAGCAGAGCTACATCGCCGCCATCAGCGCTCGCTTTGTCCAATTGCAGCACGGAGAGATTGACAAACGG GTGGAAGTGAAGCCATACGTGCTGGACGACCAGCTGTGCGACGAGTGTCAGGGCACGCGCTGCGGCGGCAAGTTCGCCCCCTTCTTCTGCGCCAACGTGACCTGCCTCCAGTACTACTGTGAATACTGCTGGGCCGCCATCCACTCACGGGCAGGACGAGAGTTCCACAAGCCCCTGGTCAAGGAGGGCGGAGACCGGCCCAGACACATCTCCTTCCGCTGGAATTGA
- the cpeb4a gene encoding cytoplasmic polyadenylation element-binding protein 4 isoform X3, which translates to MGDYGFGALVKNNSANKSVFPVRIPPHLQHPVHHQTAPPSPPAFINTSTATNGGSAGSAWLFPVVTPTHTNMQDEILETEKSKTTQQQQQQQQDIQEIQDKQPISPPSGHQDTSGGIIPDLDSATMPEDSQLGDNKGGVENGNDKEGLRIESPVLSGFDYQETTGGGMGGTMVQSGGSSSSSSSLTGFNSWSTAIPSNPSALVNEEVGFFGPAGGGGTTGNGPPPLLFQNFSHHASPSFGGSFSAHQMGPLTQHHHPAAAAPHPHFQHPHSQPGGPPVGPQQHRRSPASPHAPPHPHQPFSHRNATFNQLPHLGNNLNKPPSPWGSYQSPSSTPSSSSWSPGGGYGGGGGGGGGGWGGSSQGRDYRQRIPGGMMPLNSISPLKKSFPNNQTSFPNNQKYNRNSSGPFNPKPWLEDNMNRSDSIFPFQQERSRSFDGFSMHSLENSLIDIMRAEQDSLKGRFDFPHPGDGSLPVNGHSSLFPMEDDRGGFGEEDRGDGVGGLGSPHGFPHQNGERIERYSRKVFVGGLPPDIDEDEITASFRRFGHLFVDWPHKAESKSYFPPKGYAFLLFQEESSVQALIDACIEEEGKLYLCVSSPTIKDKPVQIRPWNLNDSDFVMDGSQPLDPRKTIFVGGVPRPLRAVELAMIMDRLYGGVCYAGIDTDPELKYPKGAGRVAFSNQQSYIAAISARFVQLQHGEIDKRVEVKPYVLDDQLCDECQGTRCGGKFAPFFCANVTCLQYYCEYCWAAIHSRAGREFHKPLVKEGGDRPRHISFRWN; encoded by the exons ATGGGGGATTACGGTTTTGGAGCCCTGGTTAAGAACAACAGTGCTAACAAATCAGTTTTCCCCGTGAGAATTCCCCCACACCTGCAACATCCAGTTCACCACCAGACAGCCCCGCCGAGTCCCCCCGCGTTCATCAACACCAGCACGGCTACCAATGGTGGAAGTGCGGGGTCCGCTTGGCTCTTCCCTGTCGTGACGCCAACCCACACGAACATGCAAGATGAGATTCTGGAGACAGAGAAGTCCAAGACgacgcagcagcaacagcagcagcaacaggataTACAAGAAATTCAAGACAAGCAGCCCATCTCCCCACCATCAGGCCACCAAGACACATCAGGAGGTATCATACCTGACCTCGACAGCGCCACCATGCCAGAGGACAGCCAGCTGGGGGACAACAAGGGGGGCGTAGAGAACGGGAACGACAAGGAGGGCCTCCGCATCGAGTCCCCGGTGCTGTCGGGCTTCGACTACCAGGAGACGACGGGGGGAGGCATGGGGGGCACCATGGTGCAGTCGGGGGGcagctcgtcctcctcctcctccctcaccggCTTCAACAGCTGGTCCACTGCTATCCCATCCAACCCCTCGGCGTTGGTCAACGAGGAGGTGGGCTTCTTCGGCCCGGCCGGCGGCGGCGGCACCACCGGAAACGGCCCGCCGCCGCTCCTCTTCCAGAATTTCTCGCACCACGCCAGCCCCAGTTTCGGCGGCAGCTTCTCGGCCCACCAGATGGGCCCGCTGACCCAGCACCACCACCCGGCGGCGGCCGCGCCACACCCCCACTTCCAGCACCCCCACAGCCAGCCGGGAGGGCCGCCGGTCGGGCCGCAGCAGCACCGCCGCTCCCCGGCCAGCCCGCACGCGCCGCCGCACCCGCACCAGCCCTTCTCCCACCGCAACGCCACCTTCAACCAGCTGCCCCACCTGGGCAACAACCTCAACAAGCCCCCCTCCCCCTGGGGCAGCTACCAaagcccctcctccaccccctcgtCCAGCTCCTGGAGCCCGGGCGGAGGGtacggcggcggcggtggcggtggtgggggaGGCTGGGGAGGCTCGTCTCAGGGACGCGACTACCGCCAGAGGATCCCGGGGGGCATGATGCCCCTCAACTCCATCTCTCCGCTCAAGAAGTCCTTCCCCAACAACCAGACGTCCTTCCCCAACAACCAGAAGTACAACCGCAACAGCTCAGGCCCGTTCAACCCAAAGCCCTGGCTGGAGGACAACATGAACAGGAGCGACAGCATCTTCCCTTTCCAg cAGGAGCGCAGCCGATCCTTTGATGGCTTCAGCATGCACTCTCTGGAGAACTCCCTGATTGACATTATGAGGGCCGAACAGGATTCCTTGAAAG GTCGTTTCGACTTCCCTCACCCAGGAGATGGGTCCCTGCCAGTGAatg GTCACTCATCTTTGTTTCCCATGGAAGACGACCGAGGTGGCTTTGGTGAGGAGGACCGAGGGGACGGCGTTGGTGGCTTGGGCTCTCCGCATGGGTTCCCGCATCAGAACGGGGAGCGCATCGAGCGCTACTCCCGCAAAGTGTTTGTAGGGGGCCTGCCACCTGACATCGACGAAG ATGAAATTACTGCCAGCTTCCGTCGTTTTGGACACCTGTTTGTGGACTGGCCACACAAAGCTGAGAGCAAGTCTTACTTCCCACCCAAAG GCTACGCATTCCTTCTGTTCCAAGAGGAGAGCTCTGTGCAAGCCTTGATTGACGCGTGTATTGAGGAAGAGGGCAAgctctacctgtgtgtgtccaGCCCCACCATCAAAGACAAGCCG GTCCAAATCCGGCCCTGGAACCTTAATGACAGTGATTTCGTCATGGACGGTTCTCAACCCCTGGATCCTCGTAAGACTATCTTCGTGGGAGGTGTCCCTCGCCCTCTTCGTGCTG TTGAGCTGGCAATGATCATGGATCGGTTGTATGGTGGCGTGTGCTACGCTGGGATTGACACTGACCCCGAGCTGAAGTACCCTAAAGGGGCGGGACGCGTGGCCTTCTCCAATCAGCAGAGCTACATCGCCGCCATCAGCGCTCGCTTTGTCCAATTGCAGCACGGAGAGATTGACAAACGG GTGGAAGTGAAGCCATACGTGCTGGACGACCAGCTGTGCGACGAGTGTCAGGGCACGCGCTGCGGCGGCAAGTTCGCCCCCTTCTTCTGCGCCAACGTGACCTGCCTCCAGTACTACTGTGAATACTGCTGGGCCGCCATCCACTCACGGGCAGGACGAGAGTTCCACAAGCCCCTGGTCAAGGAGGGCGGAGACCGGCCCAGACACATCTCCTTCCGCTGGAATTGA
- the cpeb4a gene encoding cytoplasmic polyadenylation element-binding protein 4 isoform X2: MGDYGFGALVKNNSANKSVFPVRIPPHLQHPVHHQTAPPSPPAFINTSTATNGGSAGSAWLFPVVTPTHTNMQDEILETEKSKTTQQQQQQQQDIQEIQDKQPISPPSGHQDTSGGIIPDLDSATMPEDSQLGDNKGGVENGNDKEGLRIESPVLSGFDYQETTGGGMGGTMVQSGGSSSSSSSLTGFNSWSTAIPSNPSALVNEEVGFFGPAGGGGTTGNGPPPLLFQNFSHHASPSFGGSFSAHQMGPLTQHHHPAAAAPHPHFQHPHSQPGGPPVGPQQHRRSPASPHAPPHPHQPFSHRNATFNQLPHLGNNLNKPPSPWGSYQSPSSTPSSSSWSPGGGYGGGGGGGGGGWGGSSQGRDYRQRIPGGMMPLNSISPLKKSFPNNQTSFPNNQKYNRNSSGPFNPKPWLEDNMNRSDSIFPFQERSRSFDGFSMHSLENSLIDIMRAEQDSLKGRFDFPHPGDGSLPVNARNYGRRRGHSSLFPMEDDRGGFGEEDRGDGVGGLGSPHGFPHQNGERIERYSRKVFVGGLPPDIDEDEITASFRRFGHLFVDWPHKAESKSYFPPKGYAFLLFQEESSVQALIDACIEEEGKLYLCVSSPTIKDKPVQIRPWNLNDSDFVMDGSQPLDPRKTIFVGGVPRPLRAVELAMIMDRLYGGVCYAGIDTDPELKYPKGAGRVAFSNQQSYIAAISARFVQLQHGEIDKRVEVKPYVLDDQLCDECQGTRCGGKFAPFFCANVTCLQYYCEYCWAAIHSRAGREFHKPLVKEGGDRPRHISFRWN; the protein is encoded by the exons ATGGGGGATTACGGTTTTGGAGCCCTGGTTAAGAACAACAGTGCTAACAAATCAGTTTTCCCCGTGAGAATTCCCCCACACCTGCAACATCCAGTTCACCACCAGACAGCCCCGCCGAGTCCCCCCGCGTTCATCAACACCAGCACGGCTACCAATGGTGGAAGTGCGGGGTCCGCTTGGCTCTTCCCTGTCGTGACGCCAACCCACACGAACATGCAAGATGAGATTCTGGAGACAGAGAAGTCCAAGACgacgcagcagcaacagcagcagcaacaggataTACAAGAAATTCAAGACAAGCAGCCCATCTCCCCACCATCAGGCCACCAAGACACATCAGGAGGTATCATACCTGACCTCGACAGCGCCACCATGCCAGAGGACAGCCAGCTGGGGGACAACAAGGGGGGCGTAGAGAACGGGAACGACAAGGAGGGCCTCCGCATCGAGTCCCCGGTGCTGTCGGGCTTCGACTACCAGGAGACGACGGGGGGAGGCATGGGGGGCACCATGGTGCAGTCGGGGGGcagctcgtcctcctcctcctccctcaccggCTTCAACAGCTGGTCCACTGCTATCCCATCCAACCCCTCGGCGTTGGTCAACGAGGAGGTGGGCTTCTTCGGCCCGGCCGGCGGCGGCGGCACCACCGGAAACGGCCCGCCGCCGCTCCTCTTCCAGAATTTCTCGCACCACGCCAGCCCCAGTTTCGGCGGCAGCTTCTCGGCCCACCAGATGGGCCCGCTGACCCAGCACCACCACCCGGCGGCGGCCGCGCCACACCCCCACTTCCAGCACCCCCACAGCCAGCCGGGAGGGCCGCCGGTCGGGCCGCAGCAGCACCGCCGCTCCCCGGCCAGCCCGCACGCGCCGCCGCACCCGCACCAGCCCTTCTCCCACCGCAACGCCACCTTCAACCAGCTGCCCCACCTGGGCAACAACCTCAACAAGCCCCCCTCCCCCTGGGGCAGCTACCAaagcccctcctccaccccctcgtCCAGCTCCTGGAGCCCGGGCGGAGGGtacggcggcggcggtggcggtggtgggggaGGCTGGGGAGGCTCGTCTCAGGGACGCGACTACCGCCAGAGGATCCCGGGGGGCATGATGCCCCTCAACTCCATCTCTCCGCTCAAGAAGTCCTTCCCCAACAACCAGACGTCCTTCCCCAACAACCAGAAGTACAACCGCAACAGCTCAGGCCCGTTCAACCCAAAGCCCTGGCTGGAGGACAACATGAACAGGAGCGACAGCATCTTCCCTTTCCAg GAGCGCAGCCGATCCTTTGATGGCTTCAGCATGCACTCTCTGGAGAACTCCCTGATTGACATTATGAGGGCCGAACAGGATTCCTTGAAAG GTCGTTTCGACTTCCCTCACCCAGGAGATGGGTCCCTGCCAGTGAatg CAAGGAATTATGGACGACGTCGAG GTCACTCATCTTTGTTTCCCATGGAAGACGACCGAGGTGGCTTTGGTGAGGAGGACCGAGGGGACGGCGTTGGTGGCTTGGGCTCTCCGCATGGGTTCCCGCATCAGAACGGGGAGCGCATCGAGCGCTACTCCCGCAAAGTGTTTGTAGGGGGCCTGCCACCTGACATCGACGAAG ATGAAATTACTGCCAGCTTCCGTCGTTTTGGACACCTGTTTGTGGACTGGCCACACAAAGCTGAGAGCAAGTCTTACTTCCCACCCAAAG GCTACGCATTCCTTCTGTTCCAAGAGGAGAGCTCTGTGCAAGCCTTGATTGACGCGTGTATTGAGGAAGAGGGCAAgctctacctgtgtgtgtccaGCCCCACCATCAAAGACAAGCCG GTCCAAATCCGGCCCTGGAACCTTAATGACAGTGATTTCGTCATGGACGGTTCTCAACCCCTGGATCCTCGTAAGACTATCTTCGTGGGAGGTGTCCCTCGCCCTCTTCGTGCTG TTGAGCTGGCAATGATCATGGATCGGTTGTATGGTGGCGTGTGCTACGCTGGGATTGACACTGACCCCGAGCTGAAGTACCCTAAAGGGGCGGGACGCGTGGCCTTCTCCAATCAGCAGAGCTACATCGCCGCCATCAGCGCTCGCTTTGTCCAATTGCAGCACGGAGAGATTGACAAACGG GTGGAAGTGAAGCCATACGTGCTGGACGACCAGCTGTGCGACGAGTGTCAGGGCACGCGCTGCGGCGGCAAGTTCGCCCCCTTCTTCTGCGCCAACGTGACCTGCCTCCAGTACTACTGTGAATACTGCTGGGCCGCCATCCACTCACGGGCAGGACGAGAGTTCCACAAGCCCCTGGTCAAGGAGGGCGGAGACCGGCCCAGACACATCTCCTTCCGCTGGAATTGA